The following are encoded in a window of uncultured Fibrobacter sp. genomic DNA:
- a CDS encoding family 16 glycosylhydrolase has translation MKTKFILPIIALGLFAACSDDSSSPAAAENEVPTSSNSTEAVDPASSQSTDSTTILSSESADVLSSESSALPDSTNPAEDPLPNPDDPNNNPAGDSTVTPPTPKTYKYYGAELSGVDQFKYGRFEARMKMVSIPGSVSSMFLYYDDSWKKGVEPWNEIDIEVLGKGGTKWQSNIITREGDETIKANTSSESKPLHEFGFDATEDFHLFSMIWTPEYVAWEIDSVEVRRDTLGMTHGTHADADQVAFLTKTETLRFNLWAANSAAWVGLFTGDELADGPQIQWIDYVRVYSYDEATKGFTVLWQDDFEGSSLSEHWTAGDWEMEKVMLSRDNVVVEDGYCKLMMTREEVAAP, from the coding sequence ATGAAAACGAAATTCATTCTCCCGATTATTGCACTTGGCCTGTTTGCCGCGTGCTCCGACGACAGCTCTAGCCCGGCTGCTGCTGAAAACGAAGTTCCGACCAGCTCGAATTCTACCGAAGCTGTAGATCCGGCTTCTAGCCAGTCGACTGACTCTACGACAATTCTTTCTAGCGAATCTGCCGATGTTCTTTCGAGCGAATCGTCTGCTCTCCCTGATTCGACGAATCCTGCCGAAGATCCGCTTCCCAATCCGGATGACCCGAATAACAATCCCGCCGGCGATTCCACGGTAACTCCGCCGACCCCGAAAACTTACAAGTACTACGGTGCGGAACTTTCCGGTGTGGACCAGTTCAAGTATGGCCGTTTCGAAGCCCGCATGAAGATGGTGTCGATTCCGGGTTCCGTGAGCTCCATGTTCCTTTACTACGATGATTCCTGGAAGAAGGGCGTAGAACCGTGGAACGAAATCGATATCGAAGTGCTTGGCAAGGGTGGCACGAAATGGCAGTCCAACATCATTACTCGCGAAGGTGATGAAACCATCAAGGCGAACACTTCTTCCGAAAGCAAGCCGCTCCATGAATTCGGTTTCGATGCAACAGAAGATTTCCACTTGTTCTCGATGATTTGGACGCCGGAATATGTTGCATGGGAAATCGACAGCGTCGAAGTTCGTCGCGATACGCTTGGCATGACTCACGGCACTCATGCTGATGCTGACCAGGTGGCTTTCTTGACGAAGACCGAAACTCTCCGTTTCAACCTGTGGGCTGCAAATTCGGCTGCATGGGTGGGCTTGTTCACCGGTGACGAACTTGCCGATGGTCCGCAGATCCAGTGGATTGACTATGTGCGTGTCTACTCTTACGACGAAGCGACCAAGGGATTTACGGTACTTTGGCAGGATGATTTTGAAGGCTCTAGCTTGTCTGAACATTGGACTGCTGGCGACTGGGAAATGGAAAAGGTCATGCTCTCCCGTGACAATGTTGTCGTGGAAGATGGCTACTGCAAGCTGATGATGACCCGTG
- the pflA gene encoding pyruvate formate-lyase-activating protein codes for MLGKINKLETFGSVDGPGVRFVVFMQGCPMRCKFCHNPETWDFKGDKAGAFDISAEDLLKKALRYKSYWGKDGGITVSGGEPLAQIDFLIEFFEAAKAAGVNTCIDTSGVNFVRNEPYFGRFNRLMQSTDLLLVDIKNIDPAEHKELTGHDNKNILDMFRYLDEIGKPIWIRHVLVPGMSDNDELLNRTHNFIQTLSNVQKVEILPYHALALAKYQELGIDYVLKDVKSPSAERVANAKKILGILP; via the coding sequence ATGCTCGGAAAAATCAACAAACTAGAGACATTTGGCTCCGTAGACGGCCCCGGAGTACGATTCGTCGTATTCATGCAGGGTTGCCCCATGCGCTGCAAGTTCTGCCACAATCCCGAAACTTGGGACTTCAAGGGCGACAAAGCAGGAGCATTCGACATTTCTGCCGAAGACCTTTTAAAGAAGGCGCTCCGCTACAAAAGCTACTGGGGAAAAGACGGAGGAATCACCGTCAGCGGCGGCGAACCGCTTGCGCAAATTGACTTTCTCATAGAATTTTTCGAAGCAGCAAAAGCCGCAGGCGTAAACACCTGCATCGACACATCGGGCGTAAACTTTGTACGTAACGAGCCTTATTTTGGCAGGTTCAATCGACTTATGCAAAGTACAGACCTGCTGCTTGTAGACATCAAGAACATCGACCCTGCCGAGCACAAGGAACTCACCGGACACGACAACAAGAACATTCTCGACATGTTCCGTTACCTTGACGAAATCGGGAAACCCATCTGGATTCGCCACGTACTCGTCCCCGGAATGAGTGACAACGACGAACTTTTGAACCGCACCCATAATTTCATACAAACGCTCAGCAACGTTCAAAAGGTCGAGATTCTCCCCTACCACGCTCTCGCCCTCGCCAAGTATCAGGAACTCGGCATCGACTACGTGCTGAAAGACGTCAAATCTCCCTCCGCGGAACGAGTCGCAAACGCGAAGAAAATTTTAGGAATACTCCCGTAA
- a CDS encoding type II secretion system F family protein, whose amino-acid sequence MAEFLYKAQNAQGNNFEGTIEAKDKAEAEALLLRRRLVIQNLKKKPTEIKIKIGSGIKPADIARFTRMFSSMSSAGLPMLQCLTILENQCENPELKTVIHKITQSINGGSSLADALAQHPKVFSTLYTNMVAAGEAGGILDGILARLAETLENNERLKRKVKKALTYPVMLVIVGILVVIALMTFVVPTFAEQFAALDAELPAPTQAVMGISDFIRDNGAFLFVGAILLVVGFKLAMRVPAAKFAFDGFMLKVPKLGDLQIKSTTASFARTLGTLLNAGVSIMDSLKVVASTVTNKVVEKGINKISIGIAGGKSIADPMAETGLFPPMVIQMTGVGEKTGNLGGMLLKLADFYDEEVDAAVDAVVGMMEPIIIVFLGGAVGGLLIAMYMPMFSMGDAVKG is encoded by the coding sequence ATGGCTGAGTTTTTGTACAAGGCGCAAAATGCGCAGGGAAACAACTTCGAGGGTACGATCGAGGCGAAGGACAAGGCAGAGGCTGAAGCCCTTCTTTTGCGCCGTCGCCTAGTGATTCAGAACCTGAAGAAGAAGCCGACAGAAATCAAGATCAAGATTGGTTCGGGAATCAAGCCTGCGGACATCGCTCGTTTTACCCGAATGTTTTCGTCGATGAGCTCTGCCGGTCTTCCGATGTTGCAGTGCCTGACCATTCTGGAAAACCAGTGCGAAAACCCTGAACTGAAAACCGTGATCCACAAGATTACGCAGTCGATCAACGGTGGTTCGTCGCTTGCCGATGCGCTTGCTCAACACCCGAAGGTGTTCTCTACCTTGTATACGAACATGGTGGCTGCCGGTGAAGCGGGCGGTATCTTGGATGGTATCTTGGCGCGTTTGGCCGAAACCCTTGAAAACAACGAACGCCTGAAGCGTAAGGTAAAAAAGGCGCTGACCTATCCGGTGATGCTTGTTATTGTGGGTATCTTGGTGGTGATCGCCCTTATGACGTTCGTGGTGCCGACATTCGCAGAACAGTTTGCTGCACTTGATGCTGAACTCCCGGCGCCGACTCAGGCGGTGATGGGCATTTCTGACTTTATTCGTGATAATGGTGCGTTCCTGTTTGTTGGTGCGATACTCTTGGTGGTGGGCTTTAAGCTTGCTATGCGTGTGCCCGCGGCAAAGTTCGCATTTGACGGCTTTATGCTAAAGGTGCCAAAGCTAGGCGACCTTCAGATTAAGTCTACGACGGCAAGTTTTGCGCGTACGCTTGGAACCTTGTTGAACGCCGGTGTGTCCATTATGGATTCCCTGAAGGTGGTGGCCTCGACTGTTACGAATAAAGTAGTGGAAAAGGGCATCAACAAGATATCCATCGGTATTGCCGGTGGTAAGAGCATCGCAGACCCGATGGCTGAAACGGGACTTTTCCCGCCCATGGTGATTCAGATGACGGGCGTGGGTGAAAAGACCGGTAACCTGGGCGGAATGCTTCTGAAACTCGCGGACTTCTACGATGAAGAAGTGGATGCCGCAGTGGACGCCGTGGTGGGTATGATGGAACCGATTATCATCGTGTTCCTCGGCGGTGCAGTCGGTGGTCTCCTAATCGCCATGTACATGCCGATGTTCTCCATGGGCGACGCCGTCAAAGGGTGA
- a CDS encoding type IV pilus twitching motility protein PilT, whose product MAYNIQDLLSEMVQRGASDLHITAGSPPLIRLSGKLTPIGEDKLKPDETMRMTYSLMNEGQKKTFEQQKECDFSFGIANLARFRANAYLQRGCVALALRIIPLEIKTFKDLGLPKIMAEFTTRPSGLVLVTGATGSGKSTTLAAMIDKINKERHDHILTVEDPIEFLHKHQGCMINQREVGSDTTSFAQALKMALRQDPDVVLIGEMRDLETIRSALTIAETGHLTFATLHTNSCVQTINRVVDAFPKGEQQTVRTQLSFVLQGVICQTLMPRIGGGRVMAYEVMNVTPGIRALIRDDKVHQIESMIEIGQKFGMNTMNMCLCDLVKNHKVDRFDALARSPSPDQLEQLFVKEGV is encoded by the coding sequence ATGGCATACAATATTCAAGATCTTCTTTCTGAAATGGTCCAGCGTGGAGCTTCTGACTTGCATATTACGGCAGGTTCGCCTCCGCTTATTCGTCTTTCCGGTAAGCTTACCCCGATTGGTGAAGACAAGCTTAAACCGGACGAAACCATGCGCATGACCTACAGTCTGATGAACGAAGGTCAGAAGAAGACTTTCGAACAGCAGAAGGAATGCGACTTTTCTTTCGGTATTGCAAACCTGGCCCGTTTCCGTGCGAACGCCTATTTGCAGCGCGGTTGCGTGGCGCTTGCGCTCCGTATCATTCCCCTTGAAATTAAGACCTTTAAGGATTTGGGCCTTCCGAAGATTATGGCCGAGTTCACGACGCGTCCGTCGGGTCTGGTGCTGGTGACGGGGGCTACGGGTTCGGGTAAGTCGACGACCTTGGCTGCCATGATCGACAAGATTAACAAGGAACGTCACGACCATATTCTGACGGTGGAAGACCCGATCGAATTCTTGCACAAGCACCAGGGGTGCATGATTAACCAGCGTGAAGTCGGTAGTGATACCACGAGTTTTGCCCAGGCCTTGAAGATGGCGCTCCGTCAGGACCCTGACGTGGTGCTTATCGGCGAAATGCGTGACCTTGAAACTATCCGTTCTGCGCTTACCATTGCTGAAACGGGTCACTTGACTTTTGCAACGCTCCATACCAATTCCTGCGTACAGACCATCAACCGTGTGGTGGACGCTTTCCCGAAAGGCGAACAGCAGACCGTACGTACCCAGCTTTCCTTTGTGCTGCAAGGCGTGATATGCCAGACGCTGATGCCGCGCATTGGCGGTGGCCGCGTGATGGCTTACGAAGTGATGAACGTGACGCCGGGTATCCGCGCCCTTATCCGCGACGACAAGGTGCACCAGATTGAATCGATGATTGAAATTGGTCAGAAGTTTGGCATGAACACGATGAACATGTGTCTTTGCGACCTGGTGAAGAATCACAAGGTCGACCGTTTCGATGCTCTCGCTCGTTCTCCGAGCCCCGACCAGCTGGAACAGTTGTTTGTGAAGGAAGGCGTGTAA
- a CDS encoding TlpA disulfide reductase family protein, with the protein MSFKQEKVVRLATLTAGIALFSLQALSLGGCRQDYFQTIPTHIDNFKGILVNGDTSSYQAQKGTATFIVLTASWCPGCRAELPQLQKLDSKFAGKGFRIILISEDDTPQEAANFNQRMNIPWTTFHWNYDMMNKLGNPGVIPVTYLVNAQDSIVKVDAGGFDEKEMKFLIKNLLEIKN; encoded by the coding sequence ATGAGCTTCAAACAAGAAAAAGTCGTACGCCTCGCCACCCTCACCGCAGGGATCGCCCTATTTTCGCTACAGGCGCTTTCTCTTGGCGGCTGCAGACAGGACTATTTCCAGACCATCCCCACCCATATCGACAATTTCAAAGGCATACTCGTTAACGGAGACACCTCCAGTTACCAAGCTCAAAAGGGGACCGCAACATTCATCGTGCTTACCGCCTCATGGTGCCCAGGCTGCCGTGCAGAACTTCCGCAGCTCCAAAAACTGGACAGCAAATTTGCCGGTAAAGGATTCAGGATTATCCTTATCAGCGAAGACGACACCCCTCAAGAAGCGGCCAATTTCAACCAGAGGATGAACATCCCCTGGACCACCTTCCACTGGAACTACGACATGATGAATAAACTCGGAAATCCTGGCGTCATTCCCGTGACATACCTTGTGAACGCACAGGACAGCATCGTGAAAGTCGACGCCGGCGGATTCGACGAAAAAGAGATGAAATTTCTAATAAAAAATTTGTTAGAAATTAAGAATTAA
- the epmA gene encoding EF-P lysine aminoacylase EpmA encodes MSFKPTCSRESWVKRQALMNKVRAFFVSRGVLEVETPTLSNAGGTDPQLDYFEVEGCHYMMTSPEFHMKRLLAAGFGDIFQITKSFRKDEFGAHHNNEFSMVEWYRVGMPQEKLMDEVESLVSEIIGYPINARRTRWIDAFKNYAGVNPLTASDDEFAAACTSRDIPLPAEGTAMSREDWWDYLMVFAVEPALAKNGPEFILDYPQSQAALAQTYVGEDGYTWARRFELFVDQVELCNGYTELTDAAEQRRRFAADLEIRRGMNKPQPPIDENFLEALESGMPACSGVALGLDRLFMLAMGKEEIKDVILFPSPIA; translated from the coding sequence ATGTCCTTTAAGCCTACTTGTTCTCGTGAATCTTGGGTAAAGCGTCAAGCCTTGATGAATAAGGTCCGCGCATTCTTTGTTTCTCGCGGAGTTCTCGAAGTTGAAACTCCGACGCTTTCGAATGCGGGCGGTACCGATCCTCAACTGGATTACTTCGAAGTCGAGGGGTGCCACTATATGATGACGAGTCCTGAATTTCATATGAAGCGCTTGTTGGCGGCTGGCTTTGGCGATATTTTTCAGATTACGAAATCTTTCCGCAAGGATGAATTTGGGGCGCATCACAACAACGAATTCAGCATGGTCGAGTGGTACCGTGTCGGTATGCCGCAAGAAAAGCTGATGGACGAAGTGGAATCGCTCGTTTCCGAAATCATAGGATATCCGATCAATGCCCGCCGTACGCGCTGGATTGATGCGTTCAAGAATTATGCTGGGGTAAATCCGCTTACTGCGTCTGACGATGAATTTGCCGCAGCATGTACTTCTCGCGATATTCCGCTTCCTGCCGAAGGGACGGCGATGTCCCGCGAGGACTGGTGGGATTACCTGATGGTCTTTGCTGTGGAACCGGCTCTTGCAAAAAATGGTCCCGAATTTATTCTGGATTATCCACAGTCGCAAGCCGCTCTTGCGCAGACCTACGTGGGTGAAGACGGCTATACTTGGGCACGCCGCTTTGAACTTTTTGTAGACCAGGTGGAACTCTGCAACGGGTATACGGAACTTACGGATGCTGCGGAACAGCGTAGGCGATTCGCTGCCGACCTTGAAATTCGTCGCGGCATGAATAAACCCCAGCCGCCGATCGATGAAAATTTTCTGGAAGCTCTCGAATCGGGAATGCCTGCCTGCTCTGGCGTGGCACTTGGCCTAGACCGTCTCTTTATGCTTGCGATGGGGAAAGAAGAAATCAAGGACGTGATTCTTTTTCCGAGCCCGATAGCGTAA